In the Streptomyces sp. 3214.6 genome, GCCGTGGTCGACGAACGCCATCAGCGGGTGATGGCCATACGTCCTCTTCCAGGTCGCGGCGGCGTCCTGCTTGTCGGAGTGCGCGATGACCAGCACTCCGTCGATGTCCACGACCACCTGCCCGCCCGCGTCCGGTGCCGCCTTGCCCGCCAGCTGCCACACCCGCTCGCGAACTTCGGCCCGCGCGGCCCGGATCGCGGACAGGGACCGCTGCCCAGCCGCGGCCAGGACATCGACCAGCCGGGAAACCGTCGGGTCCGAGGCCACCGGACCAAACACTCCAGGCTCCGCCCGGAGCATGCCGACATCGGCCAAGCAGTCGCCGCCCAGCGCGGTCGCGAGCGCCACATCCAGCAGGATCTTGCCCGGGTCGTGCACCGCCCGCGGCTTGCGCCATGTCTCCAGCGCCGAAGAGATCGCGCGATACAGTCCGGTCTTGCTGGCAGTCTCGACGAGCAACACCGCGCCGGCTTGGCCGACGACGCCGCGACCGCCGCCCTCGACGCGGACACGGGGGTAGGACCCGATACGCTGCTTCACCTGGAAAGTGCCTCCGAATCCCGTGCGAACAAGGACCTCGATAATCCTCATTCTCGCTGGTCAGAGGCATTTTCCGCGTTCGTGATCACGATCCGGACAGCCCGCCACGCGAACGCCCGAGACCAGAGCCCGGTGTCGGGATCGGTCAGTCGTGGGGTTTGCCGAACTCTTCGATCAGCACGGGATACTGCTCCCCACCGTGTCCGGCGGCGATCGAACGGTCGGCCATCGCCTTGATCAGCTTCGGCAGTTCGGCGTTGACACCCACCGCCTCGCTCTCCTCGATCAGGTGTGCCATCGCCCGCGCGTCGGTCTCCAGAGCCGATACCTCGGCCGGGAAGGAGCCGCTGTCGATCTGCTTGGCGTACCCAGGCAGCCATTCGGCCACACCGCCGGCGATCTGCTGCGCAAACGGCGCATACGTTGCGGCGTCAACACCGGCCGTCCTGAGCAGGGCAGTGCCCTGGAGCCAGGCGTTCAGGACGCTCCACATCATGGCCAGGCCGGCCACGTCGTACAGGGACGCCAGCCCATGGTCCGCACCGAGGTAGGTGACGGTGCCGAGCGCGTCGAGGGTTGACTTGTGTGCCTCGAAGTCCGACTGCGGCCCGCTGTGCAGAATCACCGCCTCGGCGGTCCCGATCCCCGACGGGATGGCCATGATGGCGCCGTCCAGGTAACGCGCGCCGCGCTGCTCGGCCCACTGGGCGGCCTCCCGGGCCTGGGCCGAGTCGCCCGAGGTCAGGTTGATCAACATCGTGCCGTCCAGCTCGATATCGCTCGCGCCGAGCAGCTCGTGCATGGCCTGGTAGTCGGTGACGCAGATGACCGTCAGGGAACCTGCCTTGAGCGCGTCACCAACCGTCGGCGCCAGCCGCGCACCCTCGGCCACCAACTGGTCGGCCTTGGAGGTCGTTCGGTTCCACACGGTTGTGGGATGCCCGGCTTTCAAGAACGCGTCGGCGAGTGCCTGGCCCATCCGTCCGAGTCCGATGACTGTCACGGGTGTATCGGGTTTGTTGTTCATGGCAGCATCGTCAACGTTGATACCGGTCTGAAGGTCAAGTGAGGTTTCGATGCGGATCGGGGAACTGAGTCGTCGGACGGGCGTCAACGCCCATCAGTTGCGTTACTACGAGGCCCAGGGCCTGCTGGAGGCAGACCGCCGCGCGAACGGATACCGCGAGTACGACGAGAACGCCGTGCTGCGGGTGAAGCAGATCCGGCACCTGCTCGGCGCCGGTTTGTCCTCTGAGGACATTGCGTACCTGCTGCCCTGTGCGGTCGGAGAGGCCCCGGAGCTGCTCGGGTGTCCCGAGTTGCTGGCCGCGATGCGGTCACGGCTGCAGCGACTGGACGATCAGATGGAGAGGCTCGCTCAATCCCGCGACGCTCTTGCCGTCTACATCGATGCGGCCGAGCGGATGGGCAACGAGAGCTACCCACCCTTTGACGATGCTGACCAGGAGCCCGTCCCCGCCTGAGCAGCCGGGGTGCCTCGTCGTGCGGAACCGTCTCGACCAACAGCACCCGCCGGCCTGCGAGACCACCGCCGACGCCCCGGCCTGGACACGAACACGCGGAGACAGAGCACCACGCTTCACCTGGTGAGTGACTTCTTTCCCGCGGTGGACGGAGCCTTCGAAAAGTCCCATCTTCCCAGGTCAGGAGCACTCTCTACCCATTTAATGAGCATCCGGGACGCCCAACACCGTGAAAGCCTCAGGCCAGTGCCACATCAGGCAACGTTGGCCCTGTCGACGACCGCGCGGAGGCGCTGGTCGTCGGCATGGCGGTTTCGCCAGATGATGTAGCGGCGGATCATGCTGCCCTGCTCTTTGTGGGAGGCGTGGTCGGTGCCGTCGAGGGTGAAGTACCGCAGGGCGGTGAACTGGGCCTCGATCCGGTTCAGCCAGGAGGAGTTCGTCGGCGTGTAGGCGATCTCAACGTTGTTGGCCGCGGCCCAGGTGCCGACCCGCTGGCAGCGTTTCGTGGTCAGGTGCGGGAAAAAGTTGTCGCAGACGATCGCGATCCGCACCGTCGGGGGGTAGAGGGTGCGCAGGTAGCGGCAGAACTGCAGGAACTCTGTCCGCCTCTTGACCGGTTTGATGTGGCCGTAGAGCTTGTTCATGGCCAGGTCCAGGGCAGCGAACAGGTGCCGGACTCCGCCGTAGCGGTTGTAGGTGGCCCGGCGCCTGCGGCGCGGATCGCGAGCAGGGTCTTTGTGCCTGCCGCCGCGTTCGGCCCATTGCCGTCCGGGGTGCGGCATCAGGTTGAGTGGACCGAACTCGTCCATGCAGAAGACGACTTCGGGTTCGCCGTCCTCGGTATGACCTCGCCGTCGGCGATTGCGTAGAGGTGTTCGACGCGGGCCTTCTTGGCCGCGTAGTCGGGGTCGCGGGAGGTTTTCCAGGTCTTCAGGCGTTGAAAGGAGACGCCTTCCTCGCGGAGCAGGATGCGTAGGCCCTCGTGGCTGATGTCGTCGACCACCCCCTCGGCGACCAGGAAGTCGGCCAGTTTGGTCAGGTTCCAGGTCGAGAACGGCAGGTCGTGCTCGGTCGGCTTGGACTTGGCGATCTTCTTGATCTCGCGGCCCTCGGGCAGC is a window encoding:
- a CDS encoding NAD(P)-dependent oxidoreductase, with the translated sequence MNNKPDTPVTVIGLGRMGQALADAFLKAGHPTTVWNRTTSKADQLVAEGARLAPTVGDALKAGSLTVICVTDYQAMHELLGASDIELDGTMLINLTSGDSAQAREAAQWAEQRGARYLDGAIMAIPSGIGTAEAVILHSGPQSDFEAHKSTLDALGTVTYLGADHGLASLYDVAGLAMMWSVLNAWLQGTALLRTAGVDAATYAPFAQQIAGGVAEWLPGYAKQIDSGSFPAEVSALETDARAMAHLIEESEAVGVNAELPKLIKAMADRSIAAGHGGEQYPVLIEEFGKPHD
- a CDS encoding MerR family transcriptional regulator, whose translation is MRIGELSRRTGVNAHQLRYYEAQGLLEADRRANGYREYDENAVLRVKQIRHLLGAGLSSEDIAYLLPCAVGEAPELLGCPELLAAMRSRLQRLDDQMERLAQSRDALAVYIDAAERMGNESYPPFDDADQEPVPA